A window of Flavobacterium flavigenum contains these coding sequences:
- a CDS encoding lipid A deacylase LpxR family protein gives MMESKKSFFLLFIFLTAFGFAQKKTEIGFITDNDLYTSSKNDMYYTNGLEIFYRFLSKNNNEKINKKITEFRIGQYIYNPRFINEEAVTINDRPFTGYLFAEAGRSFFYQSESVFKIDFQLGFMGPNAFGKEMQESFHHIIGYKKVYGWENQLHNALALQTHVMYSKKLFSSKHHDYVDFHYQSEANLGTIFTGVSTGILARFGFKKLLPVYDSNLHDASVSFEQQYNVREFYFYAMPNVNYQFYDATIQGSMFNDTSPLTFDLEPLRFNAEAGFKYRRNNFNISYSFLYRGRELKDPVHNTNTGYFYGSIRLGFLLK, from the coding sequence ATGATGGAAAGTAAAAAAAGCTTTTTTCTGCTTTTCATATTCCTGACAGCTTTTGGCTTTGCCCAGAAAAAGACTGAAATCGGTTTTATTACTGATAACGATTTGTATACTTCCTCTAAAAATGATATGTATTATACAAATGGGCTGGAAATTTTTTACAGGTTTTTGTCGAAAAATAACAATGAAAAGATCAATAAAAAAATCACCGAATTCAGGATCGGCCAATATATTTATAATCCGAGGTTTATTAATGAGGAAGCTGTTACCATAAACGACCGCCCTTTTACCGGATATCTTTTTGCGGAGGCTGGACGCAGTTTTTTTTATCAGAGTGAATCAGTTTTTAAAATTGACTTCCAGTTAGGCTTCATGGGACCGAATGCTTTTGGTAAAGAAATGCAGGAAAGTTTTCATCATATCATTGGGTATAAAAAAGTATATGGCTGGGAAAATCAACTGCATAATGCCCTGGCTTTACAGACACATGTGATGTATTCGAAAAAATTATTTTCTAGCAAACATCATGACTATGTAGATTTTCATTATCAGTCGGAAGCCAATCTGGGAACCATTTTTACAGGAGTTTCTACAGGTATTTTAGCCCGGTTTGGATTTAAAAAATTACTGCCTGTTTATGATTCTAATCTGCATGATGCTTCGGTAAGTTTTGAACAACAGTACAATGTTCGTGAATTTTACTTTTATGCTATGCCAAACGTCAATTACCAGTTTTATGATGCAACCATTCAGGGAAGTATGTTTAATGATACGAGTCCGTTGACATTTGATCTGGAACCTTTGCGTTTTAATGCCGAAGCCGGTTTTAAATACCGTCGTAATAACTTTAATATATCGTATTCATTTTTGTATCGTGGAAGAGAATTAAAAGACCCTGTTCATAATACGAATACCGGCTATTTTTACGGTTCGATTCGGTTAGGATTTTTGCTGAAATAA
- the mtgA gene encoding monofunctional biosynthetic peptidoglycan transglycosylase produces MAAKKPTPKKTTAGKSKPASKKSNRSLGQKIKWFFIKAALWFFGISIVWVVIFKYVPVFFTPLMVIRVIENKMSDKEIYFDHNWEPIEKISKNLQKAVIASEDGTFLYHNGFDFKALQKAYKSNERGRRIRGGSTISQQTAKNVFLWQGKSYFRKGLEAYFTVLIEIIWGKERIMEVYLNSIEMGDGVYGAYAATEYWYRRDASSLTPMQAAGIAAILPNPRKFKATGSSSYINRRKERIVREMRAVGKINYDGK; encoded by the coding sequence ATGGCAGCCAAGAAACCAACACCAAAAAAAACAACCGCAGGCAAATCGAAACCTGCTTCTAAAAAATCAAACCGAAGTTTGGGACAAAAAATAAAATGGTTTTTCATAAAAGCTGCTTTATGGTTTTTCGGAATTTCGATTGTATGGGTTGTAATTTTTAAATATGTGCCTGTATTTTTTACACCGCTTATGGTGATACGGGTAATAGAGAATAAAATGTCTGATAAAGAAATATATTTCGATCATAACTGGGAACCAATAGAAAAGATCTCCAAGAATCTTCAAAAAGCCGTTATTGCCAGTGAAGACGGAACTTTTTTGTATCATAACGGATTCGATTTTAAAGCACTTCAAAAAGCCTACAAAAGCAACGAACGCGGTCGCAGGATTCGTGGAGGAAGCACCATTTCGCAGCAAACAGCCAAAAACGTTTTTCTCTGGCAGGGAAAAAGTTATTTCCGTAAAGGTCTCGAGGCCTATTTTACAGTTCTGATCGAAATCATCTGGGGCAAAGAACGTATTATGGAAGTTTACCTGAACAGTATCGAAATGGGAGATGGGGTTTATGGTGCTTATGCCGCAACAGAATACTGGTATAGACGTGATGCATCAAGCCTGACACCAATGCAGGCAGCAGGTATCGCGGCCATTTTGCCAAATCCAAGGAAATTTAAAGCAACGGGATCTTCAAGTTATATCAACAGAAGAAAAGAAAGAATTGTTCGCGAAATGCGCGCCGTTGGTAAAATAAATTATGATGGAAAGTAA
- a CDS encoding NAD(P)/FAD-dependent oxidoreductase yields MELSYWELKNWFTNVEYTIVGSGIVGLHAALRLRERFPGAKILVLEKGMLPQGASTKNAGFACFGSISEIMEDLKTHTEEDVVELIEKRWQGLQLLRKRLGDNAVDFRPHGGYELFLKDDEFGFNECISKIPFINEVLKPLFKAEVFTKEIDRFGFENIQEYLIFNPFEAQIDTGNMMQELLRQAVVANILILNQQTVTSFTDAGNHVEVVLNDFSFKSKKLLFATNGFANALTNGAVRPARAQVLITAPIPNLDIRGTFHLDRGYYYFRNIGDRILLGGGRNLDFETETTTEFGQTKIVQNRLEDLLKNVILPNQDFHIAHRWSGIMGIGNSKKPVVSQLSDNVFCGVRLGGMGVAIGSLIGTELADLI; encoded by the coding sequence ATGGAACTTAGTTATTGGGAACTAAAAAACTGGTTTACAAATGTAGAGTATACCATAGTTGGAAGCGGGATTGTAGGACTTCATGCAGCATTGCGCTTGCGCGAAAGATTTCCGGGAGCTAAAATACTTGTATTAGAAAAAGGAATGCTGCCGCAGGGAGCCAGTACGAAGAATGCAGGTTTTGCCTGTTTTGGAAGCATTTCTGAAATTATGGAGGACTTAAAAACACATACTGAAGAAGACGTTGTCGAATTAATAGAAAAACGCTGGCAGGGTTTGCAGCTGCTTCGAAAAAGGTTAGGGGATAATGCCGTAGATTTCAGGCCTCATGGGGGTTATGAATTGTTTTTGAAAGACGATGAATTCGGATTTAATGAATGCATTTCTAAAATTCCTTTTATAAATGAAGTTTTAAAACCCCTTTTTAAGGCAGAAGTGTTTACTAAAGAAATTGACCGTTTTGGATTTGAAAATATTCAGGAGTATTTGATTTTTAACCCGTTTGAAGCGCAGATTGATACTGGAAATATGATGCAGGAATTGCTGAGACAGGCTGTTGTCGCTAATATTTTAATTCTGAATCAGCAAACTGTAACGTCTTTTACTGATGCCGGCAATCATGTTGAAGTAGTGCTGAATGATTTTAGTTTTAAATCTAAAAAATTGCTTTTTGCAACAAACGGATTTGCAAATGCTTTAACAAATGGAGCAGTAAGACCTGCAAGAGCACAGGTTTTAATTACAGCGCCAATTCCAAATTTAGATATTAGAGGGACTTTTCATTTAGACAGGGGCTATTATTATTTCAGGAATATTGGTGACAGAATTTTGCTTGGAGGAGGAAGGAATTTAGATTTTGAAACTGAAACTACGACTGAATTTGGCCAGACCAAAATTGTACAAAATAGATTGGAAGATTTATTGAAAAATGTAATTTTACCAAATCAGGATTTTCATATTGCCCATCGATGGAGTGGTATTATGGGAATCGGAAACAGTAAAAAACCTGTTGTGTCCCAACTGTCTGATAACGTGTTTTGTGGAGTGCGTTTAGGCGGAATGGGAGTAGCAATAGGTAGTTTAATAGGAACAGAATTAGCAGACTTAATTTAA
- a CDS encoding S9 family peptidase, translating into MKKVLFITLIMMSLNAIGQNVMSQELLWKLGRVTPLGLSKDGKNVVFKVSTPSVEENKSISKFYILPVNGGNATEIKDTKEVLADKNISPDGKYLVYNEEVKLEKVLGKDFYPNLDKSDAQIYNGLDYRHWDTWNEGKFNHVFYKENKDGAKGIDILKDENFDSPQKPFGGDEDYIWSPDSKSILYVCKKKAGTDYAVSTNTNIYEYNLETQKTINRTEDNLGYDTAPQFSPTGNLSWLQMKRDGYESDKNDIIVEFKGIKQNLTANWDGTVDNFIWSKDGKNVFFVAPVDGTKQLFTVNFPGLTRIAITVRQLTNGYFDVNDLIGFSADDIIVTRSDMNHASEIFSFNLKKNTWKQLSNINTETYKKLTLSKTEKRYVTTTDGKKMLVWVILPPNFDVSKKYPTLLFCQGGPQSPLTQSYSFRWNFSLMAAKGYVVVAPNRRGMPGHGVEWNEQISKDWGGQVMDDYLSAIDDVAKENYVDKSRLGCVGASYGGYSVFYLAGIHKNRFKTFIAHDGVFNTQSMFGTTEEVFFNNWDFGGAYWEKDNAVAQKAYTTFNPATLVGNWNKPILIIQGGKDFRVPIGQSQEAFQAAQLRGIKSRFLYFPDENHWVLKPQNAQVWQNEFFKWLNETL; encoded by the coding sequence ATGAAAAAAGTATTATTTATAACCTTAATAATGATGAGTTTGAATGCTATCGGACAAAATGTAATGTCACAGGAATTATTATGGAAATTAGGAAGAGTAACACCACTTGGACTTTCGAAAGACGGTAAAAATGTTGTTTTCAAAGTTTCAACTCCTTCTGTAGAGGAAAACAAGTCTATTTCTAAATTTTACATTTTACCTGTAAATGGAGGAAACGCTACTGAAATCAAAGACACTAAAGAGGTTCTTGCCGACAAGAACATTTCGCCTGACGGAAAATATTTGGTGTATAATGAAGAAGTAAAACTGGAAAAAGTTTTAGGAAAAGATTTCTATCCGAATCTTGACAAATCCGATGCTCAAATTTATAATGGTTTGGATTATCGCCATTGGGACACCTGGAATGAAGGAAAATTTAATCATGTTTTTTACAAAGAAAACAAAGATGGCGCAAAAGGAATTGACATTTTGAAAGATGAAAATTTTGACAGTCCACAAAAACCTTTTGGCGGTGATGAAGATTACATCTGGTCGCCAGACAGCAAAAGCATATTGTATGTGTGCAAGAAAAAAGCCGGAACTGATTATGCCGTTTCTACAAACACAAATATTTATGAGTATAATTTAGAAACTCAAAAAACAATAAACAGAACCGAAGACAATTTAGGTTACGATACAGCTCCTCAATTTTCACCAACAGGAAATTTATCATGGCTGCAGATGAAACGTGACGGTTACGAGTCTGATAAAAATGATATTATTGTTGAGTTTAAAGGAATCAAACAAAATTTAACTGCAAACTGGGACGGAACTGTAGATAATTTTATCTGGAGCAAGGATGGTAAAAATGTCTTTTTTGTTGCACCAGTCGATGGAACTAAACAGCTTTTTACAGTAAATTTTCCGGGTTTGACACGAATTGCAATTACAGTTCGTCAATTGACAAATGGTTATTTTGATGTAAACGACTTAATTGGTTTCTCCGCAGATGATATTATCGTAACACGATCTGATATGAATCATGCTTCGGAAATTTTTTCTTTTAATCTGAAGAAAAATACCTGGAAACAATTATCAAATATCAATACTGAAACGTATAAAAAATTAACCTTGAGCAAAACTGAAAAACGTTATGTGACGACAACTGACGGCAAAAAAATGCTGGTTTGGGTAATTTTACCCCCAAATTTTGACGTTTCAAAAAAATATCCAACTTTATTGTTTTGTCAGGGAGGACCTCAAAGTCCGTTGACACAATCGTATTCTTTCCGTTGGAATTTCTCTTTAATGGCTGCAAAAGGTTATGTAGTTGTTGCGCCAAACCGCCGTGGAATGCCCGGTCATGGTGTAGAATGGAATGAGCAGATCAGTAAGGATTGGGGAGGTCAGGTTATGGACGACTACCTTTCTGCAATTGATGATGTAGCCAAAGAAAATTACGTTGATAAAAGCCGTTTAGGATGTGTTGGAGCAAGCTACGGAGGCTACTCTGTATTTTATTTAGCGGGAATTCATAAAAACCGTTTTAAAACTTTTATCGCGCATGATGGTGTTTTCAATACACAAAGTATGTTTGGAACCACCGAAGAAGTTTTCTTTAACAACTGGGATTTTGGCGGGGCCTACTGGGAAAAGGACAATGCAGTTGCGCAAAAAGCATATACGACTTTTAATCCGGCGACTTTGGTTGGAAACTGGAACAAGCCTATTTTAATCATTCAGGGCGGAAAAGATTTCCGTGTACCAATCGGACAAAGTCAGGAAGCTTTTCAGGCTGCACAGTTAAGAGGAATCAAAAGCCGTTTTCTTTATTTTCCTGATGAAAATCACTGGGTTTTAAAACCTCAGAATGCACAGGTTTGGCAAAACGAATTTTTTAAATGGCTTAACGAAACCCTTTAA
- a CDS encoding hybrid sensor histidine kinase/response regulator, with product MESKRSYMPIKVLFGYLALIGLVVVVGWFLYSENVVYNKLEDKIAFEKTKILKVSKLFSNVYKTESLARKTIQTNSEKDFKSYLIETDSLKSRLDTLKQIVTTEYQKVLLDSVAYLLSEKTENIRQLKTIKNKADDEVSVNNAIDEITKMEFKLRKLELQDFTQNPNDLGSYQRNVLQKYVDYLNQNIPDDSTNTLSKQASDSILANSKKLLSDVKQKAEKKKESLNFEENKLLKNEIAISEQLRKVLRIIEREIIINSIKNNSLKEKSLKKVNEIVTVSAIVGLLLTVVFSIIIVSDYSKSQLYKKQLEIANFKTKNLLKSREQLISTVSHDLKTPLSTIVGYSELLSNSDVNTKQSYFIKNIKNSSEYITQLVKDLLDFSQIEAGKITIEKVPFLLPETIDEVAKSIQTVYKQKEIDLIINVDEKLNSKIVGDPFRVKQILSNIIGNAYKFTEQGFIRISAYVADENDSFTITIEDSGIGIEKENQKLVFEEFAQANENIEKKYGGTGLGLAICQKIISILGGKLKLESTFGEGSTFEIKLPLLFDTSISLPDPESKEIITNSEKFTFIVLDDDINLLNLTSTVLKQQGHQVLSFTNATEALETILNTDFDFIITDIQMPEIDGFLFVKKLKSKKGSFYKNQPIIAITGRTDLDFSTYTNAGFSTVINKPYSPKVLLETIQKVLDNTISHDNKIVKREEEVSSKTYCLETLKEFLGNDNESAKEFIRSFIESTIRNLKDLENAVEKKNIAEINAISHRMAPMFRQIQAQEIGEILKKLEQNNLENSNLDPLFTSLKTKIDLLFDGLKKEIL from the coding sequence ATGGAAAGCAAAAGAAGCTATATGCCCATTAAAGTACTTTTCGGCTACCTTGCCCTGATCGGATTAGTAGTGGTTGTGGGATGGTTTTTATATTCTGAAAATGTAGTTTACAATAAGTTAGAAGATAAAATTGCTTTTGAAAAAACTAAAATATTAAAAGTCAGCAAGCTTTTTTCAAATGTATATAAAACAGAAAGTTTAGCCCGAAAAACAATTCAGACCAACTCTGAAAAAGACTTCAAAAGCTACCTTATCGAAACAGACTCCTTAAAATCCAGATTAGATACACTGAAACAGATTGTAACCACAGAATATCAAAAGGTTTTGCTGGACAGCGTTGCTTATTTATTGTCTGAAAAAACAGAAAACATCAGGCAATTAAAAACTATAAAAAATAAGGCTGATGATGAAGTTTCTGTAAATAACGCCATTGATGAAATTACCAAAATGGAGTTTAAACTTCGAAAACTGGAACTTCAGGATTTTACTCAAAACCCAAATGATTTGGGAAGTTATCAGCGAAATGTACTGCAAAAATATGTTGATTATCTGAACCAGAATATCCCTGACGATAGTACCAATACTTTAAGCAAACAAGCTTCTGATTCAATTTTAGCCAATTCTAAAAAGCTTTTGAGTGATGTAAAACAAAAAGCTGAAAAGAAAAAAGAGTCGCTCAATTTTGAAGAAAACAAACTGCTTAAAAATGAAATTGCAATTTCTGAACAGCTCCGAAAAGTTCTTCGGATAATTGAAAGGGAAATTATTATCAATTCCATTAAAAACAATTCATTAAAGGAAAAATCACTTAAAAAAGTAAATGAAATCGTTACCGTTTCAGCAATAGTGGGTTTACTCCTGACTGTGGTTTTCTCTATCATCATCGTAAGTGATTATTCGAAATCGCAATTGTATAAAAAGCAGTTGGAAATTGCCAACTTTAAGACCAAAAACCTTCTTAAAAGTCGTGAACAGCTTATATCTACAGTGAGCCATGATTTAAAAACCCCGCTTAGTACCATTGTAGGATATTCTGAACTTTTGAGCAATTCTGATGTAAATACCAAACAGTCGTATTTTATTAAAAACATAAAAAATTCATCTGAATATATTACACAGCTGGTCAAGGATTTGTTAGATTTTTCTCAAATCGAAGCAGGAAAAATAACAATTGAAAAGGTTCCCTTTTTATTGCCTGAAACCATTGATGAAGTGGCAAAAAGTATCCAGACCGTTTATAAACAAAAAGAAATTGACCTGATTATTAATGTTGATGAAAAGCTGAACTCAAAAATTGTTGGCGATCCGTTTCGTGTGAAACAGATTTTGAGCAACATTATTGGAAATGCCTATAAATTTACGGAGCAGGGTTTTATAAGAATCAGTGCTTATGTCGCTGACGAAAACGATTCTTTTACCATTACCATTGAAGATTCCGGTATTGGAATTGAGAAAGAAAATCAGAAACTGGTATTTGAAGAATTCGCGCAGGCAAATGAAAACATCGAAAAAAAATATGGCGGAACAGGTTTAGGATTGGCCATCTGTCAAAAAATCATTTCGATTTTAGGCGGAAAATTAAAGCTTGAAAGCACTTTTGGAGAAGGAAGCACTTTTGAAATTAAGCTACCGCTCTTATTTGATACGAGTATAAGCCTGCCCGACCCTGAATCAAAAGAAATCATTACAAATTCAGAAAAATTTACTTTTATAGTTCTGGATGATGATATCAATTTACTGAACCTTACAAGTACTGTTTTAAAACAGCAGGGGCATCAGGTCTTATCATTTACAAATGCTACAGAAGCATTAGAAACTATCCTGAATACTGATTTTGATTTCATCATTACAGATATTCAGATGCCCGAAATTGATGGGTTCTTGTTTGTTAAAAAATTGAAAAGTAAAAAAGGATCATTTTATAAAAATCAGCCCATCATCGCTATAACAGGAAGGACCGATTTAGATTTTTCTACTTACACGAATGCCGGATTTTCCACAGTAATAAATAAACCTTACTCTCCCAAAGTCTTACTTGAAACCATTCAGAAAGTCTTAGACAATACCATAAGTCATGACAATAAAATTGTAAAAAGAGAAGAAGAGGTTTCTTCAAAAACCTATTGTTTAGAAACTTTAAAAGAGTTTTTAGGAAATGATAATGAATCAGCAAAAGAGTTCATCAGATCATTTATAGAAAGTACAATCCGAAATTTAAAAGATTTAGAAAATGCCGTTGAGAAAAAAAATATAGCCGAAATAAATGCGATCAGTCACAGGATGGCACCAATGTTCAGACAGATTCAGGCACAGGAAATTGGTGAAATCCTGAAAAAATTAGAACAAAATAATTTAGAAAACTCAAATTTAGACCCTCTTTTTACTAGTTTAAAAACCAAAATAGACTTGTTATTTGATGGTTTAAAAAAAGAAATTCTTTAG
- a CDS encoding sigma-54-dependent transcriptional regulator: MPKILLIEDDISFCKLLERFLEKKAFDVTIAFSAEEARLYIKKESFDLILTDLRLPDADGIVLMSEFKTSHPEIPVILMTGYSDVNTAVKAIKNGASDYISKPFNPDEVLLVITNALQTAPTEKVVVKEKKATNRQASPENEFVKGISVASKKLLEHIKLVSPTDMSVLIIGESGTGKEIIAKSIHQQSQRKNNNFIAVDCGAIPKELAASEFFGHLKGSFTGAISDKTGYFEAANGGTIFLDEIGNLSYENQIQLLRALQERKIKPVGSNKEINVDIRIITATNEDLREAVKNGDFREDLYHRINEFSIQSPSLTERGEDLMVFADYFLEKANQQLNKDIIGFSPEVVAIFQKYSWPGNLRELQNCIKRATLLSQGDFIESDVLPIEFFQTEKLGSSGSFSLSDNEREAIIHALSRTQNNKSEAAKLLKITRKTLYNKLKQYNID; the protein is encoded by the coding sequence ATGCCAAAGATATTATTAATTGAAGACGATATTTCATTTTGCAAATTATTAGAAAGGTTTCTCGAAAAAAAAGCATTTGATGTCACTATTGCTTTCTCGGCAGAAGAAGCCCGGTTATATATCAAAAAAGAATCTTTCGATTTGATTTTGACAGACCTCCGTTTGCCTGATGCTGACGGTATTGTTTTGATGTCTGAATTTAAAACGTCTCATCCCGAAATACCTGTTATACTTATGACAGGCTACTCTGATGTAAATACTGCCGTAAAAGCAATTAAAAACGGAGCATCTGATTACATCTCGAAACCATTTAATCCTGATGAGGTTTTATTGGTTATTACCAATGCACTCCAAACGGCACCAACTGAAAAAGTTGTAGTAAAAGAAAAAAAGGCTACAAATAGACAGGCTTCTCCAGAAAATGAGTTTGTGAAAGGAATTTCTGTTGCTTCCAAAAAATTATTAGAGCATATTAAACTGGTAAGTCCTACTGACATGTCTGTTTTAATTATAGGAGAAAGCGGTACAGGAAAAGAAATTATTGCAAAAAGTATCCACCAGCAAAGCCAAAGGAAAAACAATAATTTTATAGCAGTTGACTGTGGTGCAATTCCTAAAGAATTGGCAGCGAGTGAGTTTTTCGGGCATTTAAAAGGATCTTTTACCGGAGCAATCAGCGACAAAACAGGATATTTTGAAGCAGCAAACGGAGGAACCATTTTTCTGGACGAAATAGGCAATCTTTCCTATGAAAATCAGATTCAGCTGTTAAGGGCACTTCAGGAACGAAAAATAAAACCAGTCGGCAGCAATAAGGAAATTAATGTTGATATCAGGATTATTACAGCTACCAACGAAGATTTGCGTGAAGCTGTTAAAAATGGTGATTTTCGTGAAGATTTGTACCACCGAATCAATGAGTTTTCTATTCAGTCGCCTTCATTAACCGAAAGAGGAGAAGATTTGATGGTTTTTGCCGATTATTTTTTAGAGAAGGCAAACCAGCAATTGAATAAAGATATTATAGGATTTTCACCCGAAGTAGTAGCCATTTTTCAAAAATACAGCTGGCCGGGAAATTTACGTGAGCTTCAAAATTGTATCAAACGTGCTACGCTTTTATCTCAAGGAGATTTTATCGAAAGCGATGTTTTGCCTATTGAGTTTTTTCAAACAGAAAAACTGGGCAGTTCAGGAAGTTTTTCTTTGTCTGACAATGAAAGGGAAGCGATTATTCATGCTTTATCCAGAACTCAAAACAATAAATCTGAAGCGGCAAAGCTATTGAAAATAACCCGAAAAACGCTTTATAATAAATTAAAACAATATAATATTGACTAA
- a CDS encoding PepSY-like domain-containing protein, whose amino-acid sequence MKKLILSAAFILGGLSVQAAIPNVKISNVNSFFFQDEYTEVASDAVPAAVKSTAEKSFPNTKLEKVYKNAKNEYKLEISNGDKKYTIFTDASGNVIKK is encoded by the coding sequence ATGAAAAAATTAATTTTATCTGCAGCATTTATTTTAGGAGGTTTATCAGTTCAGGCAGCTATTCCTAACGTAAAAATTTCAAATGTTAATTCTTTCTTTTTTCAGGATGAATACACAGAAGTTGCTTCAGATGCTGTACCGGCAGCTGTAAAGTCTACAGCAGAGAAATCTTTTCCAAACACTAAACTCGAAAAGGTATATAAAAATGCTAAAAACGAGTATAAACTGGAAATTTCGAACGGAGACAAGAAGTATACAATTTTTACAGATGCATCAGGAAATGTCATTAAAAAGTAA
- a CDS encoding IS3 family transposase, with product MSYNAVIENYFEIIKSELFYLKNTLPVNQLKEEIIEFVNYYNNDR from the coding sequence TTGTCTTATAATGCTGTAATAGAAAACTATTTCGAAATAATAAAATCTGAACTTTTTTATCTTAAAAATACACTTCCGGTTAACCAGCTAAAAGAAGAGATAATCGAATTTGTAAATTACTATAATAACGATAGGTAA
- a CDS encoding succinate dehydrogenase/fumarate reductase iron-sulfur subunit, with product MKLTLKIWRQKNAQDKGGIVEYPIDGIEPDMSFLEMLDVLNEQLINKGEEPVAFDHDCREGICGMCSLFINGEAHGPDRGVTTCQLHMRMFKDGDTIFIEPFRAKAFPVIKDLVVDRSSFDRIQHAGGFISVNTSGNTIDANTIPINKHDADKSFDAAACIGCGACVATCKNSSAMLFVGAKVSQYALLPQGKVEATERVLNMVHQMDLEGFGNCTNTGACEVECPKGISLENIARMNREYLAASLKG from the coding sequence ATGAAACTTACATTAAAAATATGGCGTCAAAAAAACGCACAAGATAAAGGAGGGATTGTAGAATATCCTATCGATGGAATCGAACCAGATATGTCTTTTCTTGAAATGCTTGATGTTCTTAACGAACAATTAATCAATAAAGGAGAAGAGCCTGTAGCATTTGACCACGACTGTCGCGAGGGAATCTGCGGAATGTGTTCTTTATTCATCAATGGTGAAGCACACGGACCAGACAGAGGTGTTACAACATGTCAGTTGCACATGCGTATGTTTAAAGATGGCGATACAATTTTTATCGAACCATTCAGAGCAAAAGCTTTTCCTGTGATTAAAGATTTAGTGGTGGACAGAAGTTCTTTTGACAGAATTCAGCACGCTGGTGGATTCATCTCGGTAAATACATCAGGTAATACAATTGATGCCAATACAATTCCGATTAATAAACACGATGCAGATAAATCATTTGATGCTGCAGCGTGTATTGGTTGTGGAGCTTGTGTGGCAACTTGTAAAAACTCTTCTGCGATGTTGTTCGTGGGAGCAAAAGTTTCTCAGTATGCTTTATTGCCACAAGGTAAAGTTGAGGCTACAGAGCGTGTATTAAACATGGTTCACCAAATGGATTTAGAAGGTTTTGGTAACTGTACAAATACGGGAGCTTGTGAAGTAGAATGTCCTAAAGGGATTTCTCTTGAAAATATCGCGCGTATGAACCGTGAGTATTTAGCAGCAAGTTTAAAAGGATAA